The following proteins are co-located in the Candidatus Poribacteria bacterium genome:
- a CDS encoding SDR family oxidoreductase: MTQQNRNVLITGGTGILGSAVTKAYLAQGDTVAVTYLFENEVESFKEYNPELSEDVTFLFANVTEEAEVQKTIEEFLSKFGSLDVLVNIVGGFVGGIPTAELEENRWDFMMDLNLKSVFLCCKTVIPHMTERGYGKIINVSARAGLKGEAGLSAYCVSKGGVRTLTEALAAEVMDSGVNVNAIMPSVMDTPANRESMPDEEHDRWVAPADVAKVICFLTSDDATIINGAAIPVYGRA; this comes from the coding sequence ATGACACAACAGAACCGCAACGTCCTCATCACCGGCGGCACTGGTATATTAGGGAGTGCCGTCACCAAAGCCTATCTCGCACAAGGCGACACTGTCGCTGTTACCTATCTGTTTGAGAACGAAGTCGAAAGTTTCAAAGAATACAATCCCGAACTCAGTGAAGACGTGACATTCCTCTTTGCGAACGTCACCGAAGAAGCCGAAGTCCAGAAGACCATTGAGGAATTTTTATCCAAATTCGGTTCGCTGGATGTCTTAGTGAATATCGTTGGCGGGTTTGTCGGTGGGATTCCAACTGCCGAGCTTGAAGAGAACAGGTGGGATTTTATGATGGACCTTAACCTCAAATCGGTTTTTCTGTGTTGCAAAACAGTCATACCCCACATGACCGAACGTGGTTACGGCAAGATTATCAACGTTTCCGCACGCGCTGGATTGAAAGGTGAGGCAGGACTCAGTGCCTATTGTGTCTCTAAAGGCGGGGTCCGCACCTTGACCGAGGCGTTGGCGGCTGAGGTGATGGATTCGGGGGTAAATGTTAATGCCATTATGCCGAGTGTTATGGACACACCCGCGAATCGTGAGTCCATGCCGGACGAGGAGCATGACCGGTGGGTAGCACCTGCCGATGTCGCCAAGGTGATATGTTTCCTGACTTCTGACGATGCAACGATCATCAACGGTGCTGCGATCCCCGTTTACGGCAGGGCGTAA
- a CDS encoding dipeptide epimerase, which yields MKTQITDLQLQHPFKIARRATDAFRQVISVEIDGGIGEAAPARFYGETVQTVSVALETIAPALPKDLDAIHDVMEIVEATLGGNYAAKSALDMALHDRLGKKLGVPLYQLWGLNPHQTPYTSFTIGLDEPEVMAEKIRHAEAYPILKVKLGTPQDIEIIQKLREVTDKPIYVDANTAWTPKEAVRKIRDLARYGVELVEQPTKPNDLAGLKFVYEHSELPIIADESVKRSSDIPVLAECVDGINIKLVKCGGLLEAYRMINVARAHGLSVMLGCMIESSLGITAAAHLTPLVDYADLDGHLLIANDPYTGVSLDKGKLILPNRPGIGSI from the coding sequence ATGAAAACGCAAATCACAGATTTACAACTTCAGCATCCGTTCAAGATTGCGCGTCGCGCGACAGACGCGTTCCGACAGGTGATTTCTGTGGAGATTGACGGTGGCATCGGTGAAGCGGCACCAGCTCGGTTTTACGGCGAAACTGTTCAGACGGTGAGTGTGGCGTTGGAAACCATTGCGCCAGCACTTCCGAAAGATCTCGATGCAATCCACGATGTGATGGAAATCGTTGAAGCGACGCTCGGTGGCAATTACGCAGCAAAGTCCGCCCTTGATATGGCATTGCACGATCGACTCGGTAAAAAACTTGGTGTTCCGCTTTATCAACTCTGGGGTCTCAATCCGCATCAGACCCCTTACACGTCGTTCACGATTGGTCTCGATGAACCTGAGGTAATGGCAGAGAAGATCCGACATGCTGAAGCGTATCCGATCCTGAAAGTCAAACTCGGCACACCCCAGGATATTGAGATCATTCAGAAACTCCGAGAGGTCACGGATAAACCCATTTACGTCGATGCGAATACTGCGTGGACTCCAAAGGAGGCTGTCCGCAAGATTCGCGACCTTGCTCGGTATGGTGTCGAATTGGTGGAACAACCGACGAAACCGAATGATCTGGCAGGACTCAAGTTTGTCTACGAACACTCAGAACTACCGATTATTGCCGATGAAAGCGTCAAACGCTCGAGTGATATTCCGGTTCTCGCTGAGTGTGTTGACGGTATCAATATCAAACTCGTCAAGTGTGGTGGATTGCTTGAGGCATACCGAATGATAAATGTTGCTCGCGCCCACGGTTTAAGCGTTATGTTAGGGTGTATGATAGAGAGCTCACTTGGTATCACTGCCGCTGCACATCTGACACCTCTCGTGGACTATGCCGATCTGGATGGTCATCTGCTCATCGCGAACGATCCATACACAGGTGTTAGCCTTGATAAGGGCAAATTGATACTACCAAACCGCCCCGGTATTGGTAGTATATAG
- a CDS encoding N-acetylmuramoyl-L-alanine amidase produces MRTISSQPTSSNRKEKLKILLILLVFAGCSQRQELAEQKTPLHFDPPPYTRHLKGFKICLDPGHGGQAHVPDYKRGPTGVREADVNLRVASHLREMLQQVGATVIMTRVDDSYVSLSKRSEIANENGADFFISLHHNGIDNPKVNYTSTWYHGDADDSRQSLDLARYVQQGVSDALQLPTSPASGLYSDKLITASGFGVLRLTECPAVLCEASFLSNPEEEARLQEDSYLKKEAYGYFLGIARYVEGGFPKGVLVEPPHTSVIETKTPRLQIQVMDGLHERGAWMLKRQQVFTDSIRVKVDNMDVPYHYDRATDQITVSLDKPLSNGVHFVQTELVNYYGNHSLPSPQWFKVAPPAEALDLSAWSKTLPADGKSYVGISVTAQDTEGMPIADDEPIYAQTSNGTLKEDRRLSKNGSAQFYLHASDTPGTATVEVSYQQTHQSLIIHFSDTNGAIVQGQVWRADIPKGTSDAKTHRIEPQGKIKKPIQDAQLQTDSGLMTVTDAEGHFFITTSSESQDFGETTLHISKRGYYPDKRKIHIQPNQATIADVGLHPIADGVFVSTVIVLDSQTDTPETQELLTTLERMLKLAGAKVYNIYTYGSKMSVEKRIQKVNAIKDSGYYLQINHAEWDKEQSTLVAAHYRGNQVTETFLKRILEQFNSTLYETPIVTVQDRTTPEIQQTNKMAMTLQIKSLNHPNASGVSGAHAIFFGAWTFLKDDGEIPAERQKRFMEYLKDVSAHSSN; encoded by the coding sequence GTGAGAACCATTAGCAGTCAGCCCACCTCATCGAACCGCAAGGAAAAATTAAAGATCCTTTTGATTCTTCTGGTGTTTGCGGGGTGTTCCCAACGTCAGGAGCTTGCAGAGCAAAAGACCCCTCTTCACTTTGATCCTCCCCCTTATACTCGGCATCTCAAAGGTTTCAAAATTTGCCTGGATCCCGGACACGGCGGACAAGCACACGTCCCGGATTACAAACGGGGTCCAACAGGCGTTCGCGAAGCGGATGTGAATCTACGAGTGGCTTCCCACCTACGCGAGATGTTACAGCAGGTCGGGGCTACCGTCATCATGACGCGCGTTGATGATTCCTATGTCAGTCTGTCAAAGCGCAGTGAAATCGCCAACGAAAATGGTGCTGATTTCTTCATCTCGCTGCACCATAACGGGATCGATAACCCGAAAGTTAACTATACCTCCACTTGGTATCACGGCGATGCGGATGACTCACGCCAGAGTCTCGACCTCGCTCGGTATGTCCAGCAGGGAGTCTCAGATGCGCTTCAATTGCCCACCTCTCCAGCATCAGGACTTTACTCGGATAAATTAATAACGGCTTCCGGTTTTGGAGTCTTGCGACTGACCGAATGTCCAGCGGTGTTGTGTGAGGCATCTTTTCTCTCGAACCCAGAGGAAGAGGCAAGGCTGCAGGAGGACAGTTATCTGAAAAAGGAAGCATACGGTTACTTTCTGGGTATCGCCCGTTATGTTGAAGGCGGGTTTCCAAAAGGCGTTCTTGTAGAACCGCCACATACCTCTGTCATCGAAACGAAAACACCGCGCCTCCAGATTCAGGTTATGGACGGACTCCATGAACGGGGCGCGTGGATGCTCAAACGTCAGCAGGTCTTCACCGACTCCATCCGTGTCAAGGTTGATAACATGGATGTTCCGTATCACTACGATCGAGCGACAGATCAGATTACTGTCTCCCTCGATAAACCGTTATCGAACGGCGTGCATTTTGTCCAGACAGAATTGGTGAATTATTATGGGAATCACAGTCTGCCTTCACCGCAATGGTTTAAGGTGGCACCGCCTGCAGAGGCGTTGGATCTCAGCGCGTGGTCAAAGACACTCCCTGCTGATGGGAAAAGTTACGTTGGTATCTCTGTAACTGCCCAGGACACTGAGGGGATGCCAATTGCTGACGATGAACCGATCTACGCACAAACGTCTAACGGGACACTCAAAGAGGATCGCCGACTCTCAAAAAATGGCTCAGCACAATTCTATCTACACGCATCTGATACACCAGGCACAGCAACGGTGGAAGTCTCATATCAACAGACACATCAGTCGTTGATAATTCACTTCTCGGACACCAATGGCGCGATTGTGCAAGGTCAAGTCTGGCGCGCGGATATACCCAAAGGCACGTCAGATGCCAAAACACATCGCATCGAACCGCAAGGAAAAATTAAAAAACCGATCCAAGACGCACAATTACAAACTGATTCAGGATTGATGACTGTTACGGATGCCGAGGGACACTTCTTTATCACAACAAGTTCCGAATCGCAGGATTTCGGCGAAACGACGCTTCATATTTCTAAAAGAGGATACTATCCCGACAAGCGTAAGATTCACATTCAACCGAATCAAGCAACGATTGCCGATGTCGGACTTCACCCTATCGCGGATGGTGTGTTTGTCTCTACTGTCATTGTTCTCGATTCTCAAACGGATACCCCTGAGACACAGGAACTCCTTACAACATTGGAAAGGATGTTGAAACTCGCGGGGGCAAAGGTTTATAATATTTATACCTACGGGTCAAAAATGTCTGTGGAAAAACGGATACAGAAAGTCAACGCTATCAAGGATAGCGGGTATTATTTGCAAATTAATCACGCTGAATGGGATAAGGAGCAATCTACTCTGGTTGCGGCACACTACCGAGGCAATCAGGTGACAGAGACCTTCCTAAAACGGATACTTGAACAGTTTAACAGCACACTTTATGAAACCCCGATTGTTACCGTTCAAGATAGAACGACTCCTGAAATTCAGCAGACGAATAAGATGGCGATGACGCTTCAAATTAAATCTTTAAATCACCCAAACGCTTCTGGTGTGTCGGGGGCTCATGCGATTTTCTTCGGGGCATGGACTTTCCTAAAGGACGATGGAGAAATTCCGGCAGAAAGACAAAAACGGTTTATGGAGTACTTAAAGGATGTGTCGGCGCATTCTTCCAATTAG
- the floA gene encoding flotillin-like protein FloA (flotillin-like protein involved in membrane lipid rafts), with protein MAPTMVAIIAVLLILFIIIISWLVPIGLWITAIAAGVKVGIFDLVAMRLRRVPPSGIVDPQINATKAGLNLSLDDLEAHFLAGGRVASVVSALIAADKANIALGFAQAAAIDLAGRDVLQAVQVSVTPEIIDIPSREDPNSGITAVARDGIQLIVKARVTVRADIDRLVGGATEDTIRARVGEGIITTIGSSGSHKQVLENPVRISETVLAKGLAAGTAFEILSIDIADINVGENVGAKLQTDQAQAELKIARAKAEERRARAQAEEEENKALVEEMTVKLIEAEAEVPLAISDTFDSQRMSVMTYYELRNILADTEMRQSIASPGGTQEVDTTRSAHSLGLT; from the coding sequence ATGGCACCAACAATGGTCGCAATTATTGCTGTCCTACTTATCCTGTTTATTATTATTATTAGTTGGCTCGTTCCGATCGGGCTATGGATTACTGCTATTGCGGCAGGCGTGAAGGTTGGAATTTTCGATCTCGTTGCAATGCGTTTGCGGCGTGTTCCACCCTCGGGGATTGTAGATCCTCAGATCAACGCAACGAAAGCAGGCTTAAATCTATCTCTTGACGATCTGGAGGCACATTTTCTCGCTGGGGGACGTGTTGCGAGTGTCGTATCGGCACTGATTGCCGCAGATAAAGCCAACATTGCTCTCGGTTTCGCGCAGGCTGCCGCAATTGATCTCGCAGGTCGAGATGTCTTGCAAGCCGTCCAGGTCAGCGTTACGCCTGAGATTATAGATATCCCCAGTAGAGAGGATCCGAATTCGGGTATCACTGCTGTTGCCCGCGATGGTATCCAGTTAATCGTGAAAGCACGTGTTACGGTGAGAGCCGACATTGACCGACTCGTCGGCGGTGCGACTGAAGACACGATCCGTGCGAGGGTCGGCGAAGGGATTATCACGACGATTGGCTCATCGGGAAGCCACAAGCAAGTCTTGGAAAACCCGGTTCGTATCTCAGAGACGGTACTCGCCAAGGGCTTAGCTGCAGGGACCGCCTTTGAAATTCTGTCAATCGACATCGCCGATATAAATGTGGGTGAGAATGTCGGTGCAAAATTACAGACCGACCAAGCACAGGCTGAACTCAAGATAGCACGTGCGAAAGCGGAAGAACGTCGTGCCCGCGCACAAGCGGAAGAGGAAGAGAATAAAGCGTTAGTCGAAGAAATGACCGTCAAACTGATTGAGGCAGAAGCGGAGGTGCCACTCGCCATCTCGGACACCTTTGATTCTCAGCGGATGAGTGTGATGACGTATTACGAACTCCGTAATATCCTTGCGGATACAGAGATGCGTCAATCGATCGCTTCACCGGGCGGCACTCAAGAGGTAGACACAACGCGGTCTGCACACTCCCTCGGACTTACATAG